One window from the genome of Cryptomeria japonica chromosome 6, Sugi_1.0, whole genome shotgun sequence encodes:
- the LOC131073832 gene encoding uncharacterized protein LOC131073832 isoform X1, whose protein sequence is MQDASVDGECGGEKEPQTTVNLGETRSSDVCVSGSLNSPRGVSSGASGQEKVGDDEYDCIRFSNVVVHPQRREYGDLGKLGPKTKDTELRLGLPVEAERNDGGLDVPGSRRWASMHDARSAYKDTSFEGFCGSVVGKGGNICHNLHGQFLTGDVGLEQSRFLAGAEPHGRGHLSQSQEELKQKMGFQEFTGRELPFDLRFSQQERWEKPMMVVPPLNSYYRMGGSEDRRAISSAGKRIFSDTLPGSPNVTPQLDSPKLPYPHSQLRMPHSTFTFPFAGGPNLRQPIWDSPQGKSNLGNFPGHMGANLAPALTPEMRMECVGEASSSQLPQQVPPGLPTLATSESKPSQAQTEGARNEDAERSGPRAAPVVGWPPIRSFRKNLAPQPKAAPVPAPPPAPAPAPAPAPAPAPVAADPGGKKNSRTMFVKVNVEGVPIGRKIDLKAYDSYEKLSMALDEMFRGSIPAKISGSNPSSENNEPSLLSGRDFVLVYEDDEGDRMLVGDVPWEMFVSTVKRLRVIKSSEVRALAANRQITQTPQ, encoded by the exons ATGCAGGACGCTTCTGTGGATGGTGAGTGTGGTGGTGAGAAGGAACCACAGACGACTGTGAATTTGGGGGAGACTCGATCCTCTGACGTTTGTGTTTCTGGTTCTCTCAACAGTCCTCGTGGTGTGAGCTCTGGTGCAAGTGGACAGGAGAAAGTGGGTGATGATGAATATGATTGCATCCGTTTTTCCAATGTTGTTGTGCATCCTCAGAGACGTGAGTATGGGGATTTGGGCAAATTGGGTCCTAAAACGAAGGATACTGAGCTCAGATTGGGCCTACCGGTGGAGGCAGAGAGAAATGATGGTGGGTTGGATGTCCCGGGTTCGAGACGCTGGGCTTCCATGCACGATGCACGTTCTGCGTATAAAGATACCAGCTTTGAAGGATTCTGTGGCTCTGTAGTGGGTAAAGGAGGAAACATTTGTCATAATCTTCATGGGCAGTTTTTGACAGGGGACGTGGGTCTGGAGCAGAGCAGATTTTTGGCGGGTGCAGAGCCTCATGGCCGTGGGCATTTGTCTCAAAGCCAGGAAGAACTGAAGCAGAAGATGGGCTTTCAGGAATTCACAGGCCGTGAACTGCCTTTTGATTTGCGGTTTTCTCAGCAAGAAAGGTGGGAGAAACCGATGATGGTTGTTCCGCCATTGAATTCCTATTACAGAATGGGTGGTTCAGAAGATAGGAGAGCGATTTCTTCCGCCGGGAAACGTATCTTCTCCGATACGCTTCCAGGCAGCCCAAATGTTACGCCACAATTGGACTCTCCCAAACTTCCCTATCCGCATTCACAGCTTCGTATGCCTCATTCGACCTTCACTTTTCCCTTTGCAGGCGGGCCCAATCTGCGGCAACCGATTTGGGATTCGCCACAGGGGAAGTCGAATCTGGGGAACTTTCCTGGTCATATGGGGGCTAATCTCGCGCCCGCATTGACCCCCGAAATGCGGATGGAATGCGTCGGAGAGGCCTCGTCGTCTCAGCTGCCCCAGCAAGTGCCCCCGGGATTGCCGACTCTTGCGACCTCTGAAAGCAAGCCAAGTCAAGCTCAAACTGAAGGCGCAAGAAATGAAGATGCAGAGCGATCTGGACCAAG GGCAGCACCGGTTGTAGGATGGCCTCCAATCAGGAGCTTCAGGAAGAATTTGGCTCCACAGCCAAAGGCAGCCCCTGTTCCTGCTCCACCACCTGCTCCTGCTCCTGCCCCTGCTCCTGCTCCTGCCCCTGCTCCAGTGGCTGCTGATCCAGGGGGGAAGAAGAATTCGAGGACCATGTTCGTGAAAGTAAACGTGGAGGGTGTTCCAATCGGGCGCAAGATAGACCTAAAAGCATATGATAGCTACGAGAAGCTTTCCATGGCTCTGGATGAAATGTTTCGAGGGTCTATTCCAG CTAAAATATCTGGCTCAAATCCCTCGTCTGAAAATAACGAGCCATCTTTGTTGAGCGGCAGAGACTTCGTTCTTGTCTACGAGGACGATGAAGGAGATCGTATGCTTGTGGGAGACGTGCCTTGGGA GATGTTTGTGAGTACTGTCAAGAGGCTGCGCGTGATAAAGAGTTCAGAGGTTCGTGCGCTGG CAGCAAATAGGCAAATAACACAGACACCCCAATGA
- the LOC131073832 gene encoding uncharacterized protein LOC131073832 isoform X2, whose translation MQDASVDGECGGEKEPQTTVNLGETRSSDVCVSGSLNSPRGVSSGASGQEKVGDDEYDCIRFSNVVVHPQRREYGDLGKLGPKTKDTELRLGLPVEAERNDGGLDVPGSRRWASMHDARSAYKDTSFEGFCGSVVGKGGNICHNLHGQFLTGDVGLEQSRFLAGAEPHGRGHLSQSQEELKQKMGFQEFTGRELPFDLRFSQQERWEKPMMVVPPLNSYYRMGGSEDRRAISSAGKRIFSDTLPGSPNVTPQLDSPKLPYPHSQLRMPHSTFTFPFAGGPNLRQPIWDSPQGKSNLGNFPGHMGANLAPALTPEMRMECVGEASSSQLPQQVPPGLPTLATSESKPSQAQTEGARNEDAERSGPRAAPVVGWPPIRSFRKNLAPQPKAAPVPAPPPAPAPAPAPAPAPAPVAADPGGKKNSRTMFVKVNVEGVPIGRKIDLKAYDSYEKLSMALDEMFRGSIPAKISGSNPSSENNEPSLLSGRDFVLVYEDDEGDRMLVGDVPWEMFVSTVKRLRVIKSSEVRALANRQITQTPQ comes from the exons ATGCAGGACGCTTCTGTGGATGGTGAGTGTGGTGGTGAGAAGGAACCACAGACGACTGTGAATTTGGGGGAGACTCGATCCTCTGACGTTTGTGTTTCTGGTTCTCTCAACAGTCCTCGTGGTGTGAGCTCTGGTGCAAGTGGACAGGAGAAAGTGGGTGATGATGAATATGATTGCATCCGTTTTTCCAATGTTGTTGTGCATCCTCAGAGACGTGAGTATGGGGATTTGGGCAAATTGGGTCCTAAAACGAAGGATACTGAGCTCAGATTGGGCCTACCGGTGGAGGCAGAGAGAAATGATGGTGGGTTGGATGTCCCGGGTTCGAGACGCTGGGCTTCCATGCACGATGCACGTTCTGCGTATAAAGATACCAGCTTTGAAGGATTCTGTGGCTCTGTAGTGGGTAAAGGAGGAAACATTTGTCATAATCTTCATGGGCAGTTTTTGACAGGGGACGTGGGTCTGGAGCAGAGCAGATTTTTGGCGGGTGCAGAGCCTCATGGCCGTGGGCATTTGTCTCAAAGCCAGGAAGAACTGAAGCAGAAGATGGGCTTTCAGGAATTCACAGGCCGTGAACTGCCTTTTGATTTGCGGTTTTCTCAGCAAGAAAGGTGGGAGAAACCGATGATGGTTGTTCCGCCATTGAATTCCTATTACAGAATGGGTGGTTCAGAAGATAGGAGAGCGATTTCTTCCGCCGGGAAACGTATCTTCTCCGATACGCTTCCAGGCAGCCCAAATGTTACGCCACAATTGGACTCTCCCAAACTTCCCTATCCGCATTCACAGCTTCGTATGCCTCATTCGACCTTCACTTTTCCCTTTGCAGGCGGGCCCAATCTGCGGCAACCGATTTGGGATTCGCCACAGGGGAAGTCGAATCTGGGGAACTTTCCTGGTCATATGGGGGCTAATCTCGCGCCCGCATTGACCCCCGAAATGCGGATGGAATGCGTCGGAGAGGCCTCGTCGTCTCAGCTGCCCCAGCAAGTGCCCCCGGGATTGCCGACTCTTGCGACCTCTGAAAGCAAGCCAAGTCAAGCTCAAACTGAAGGCGCAAGAAATGAAGATGCAGAGCGATCTGGACCAAG GGCAGCACCGGTTGTAGGATGGCCTCCAATCAGGAGCTTCAGGAAGAATTTGGCTCCACAGCCAAAGGCAGCCCCTGTTCCTGCTCCACCACCTGCTCCTGCTCCTGCCCCTGCTCCTGCTCCTGCCCCTGCTCCAGTGGCTGCTGATCCAGGGGGGAAGAAGAATTCGAGGACCATGTTCGTGAAAGTAAACGTGGAGGGTGTTCCAATCGGGCGCAAGATAGACCTAAAAGCATATGATAGCTACGAGAAGCTTTCCATGGCTCTGGATGAAATGTTTCGAGGGTCTATTCCAG CTAAAATATCTGGCTCAAATCCCTCGTCTGAAAATAACGAGCCATCTTTGTTGAGCGGCAGAGACTTCGTTCTTGTCTACGAGGACGATGAAGGAGATCGTATGCTTGTGGGAGACGTGCCTTGGGA GATGTTTGTGAGTACTGTCAAGAGGCTGCGCGTGATAAAGAGTTCAGAGGTTCGTGCGCTGG CAAATAGGCAAATAACACAGACACCCCAATGA